One stretch of bacterium DNA includes these proteins:
- the rplX gene encoding 50S ribosomal protein L24: protein MKIVKGDTVLVTAGNHKGQQGKVLKVFPKDNKVIVEGINFIKRHTRPTPKNQQGGILEKEAPIHSSNLMVVCPKCNTPTRIGRKVLDDGRRVRICNNCGEMLTNTA, encoded by the coding sequence TTGTTAAAGGTGATACAGTGCTGGTAACAGCCGGTAACCACAAAGGGCAGCAAGGCAAGGTGCTAAAGGTTTTTCCAAAAGATAACAAGGTTATTGTAGAAGGAATAAATTTTATAAAAAGGCATACAAGGCCTACGCCGAAAAATCAGCAGGGCGGTATCCTTGAGAAAGAAGCACCGATTCATAGTTCTAACTTAATGGTTGTTTGCCCAAAATGTAATACACCTACACGAATAGGCCGTAAGGTTCTTGATGATGGACGACGTGTGAGGATTTGTAATAATTGCG